One window from the genome of Salvia splendens isolate huo1 chromosome 9, SspV2, whole genome shotgun sequence encodes:
- the LOC121746953 gene encoding uncharacterized protein LOC121746953: MRRRRSLSVARSSANAVPIRDKDAVAAEAGTQRRRSMSVARYQISDSESDIDCSRNTSNHATTIAPTSGNTHLPLASKTAASSYCLPGRARSQIDLSMIHDDYSSQSSALTDDESKDTRFGRNGSEKIIRAVHAQKKAGHPSEEVVNGGLYAAMRKELRHAVEEIRTELNQAMGKNQIALASNDCSLSENAKTPHDSFRIREKYVQQLEQRCSASHLFPLFYQLPCSWRDLYWLLSSL, encoded by the exons ATGCGACGGCGGAGGTCGTTATCGGTGGCGAGGAGTAGTGCGAATGCTGTTCCAATTCGGGACAAGGATGCCGTCGCGGCTGAAGCGGGGACGCAGCGGCGGAGGTCGATGTCAGTGGCGAGGTATCAGATTAGCGACTCTGAG AGTGACATAGATTGTTCTCGGAATACAAGCAATCATGCTACTACGATAGCTCCTACTAGTGGGAATACGCATTTACCCCTGGCATCAAAAACTGCAGCTTCAAGCTACTGCCTGCCAGGAAGAGCTAGAAGCCAGATAGACCTCTCCATGATACACGATGATTACTCT AGCCAGTCTTCTGCCTTAACTGATGATGAATCAAAGGATACTCGTTTTGGGAGAAATGGATCTGAGAAGATAATCCGAGCAGTTCATGCTCAGAAGAAG GCTGGCCATCCATCTGAGGAAGTTGTAAATGGTGGATTATATGCAGCAATGAGGAAAGAACTAAGACACGCTGTTGAAGAAATACGAACTGAACTAAACCAG GCAATGGGAAAAAATCAGATAGCTTTGGCCAGTAATGACTGCTCGCTATCAGAAAATGCTAAGACTCCTCATGATTCCTTCAGAATCAGAGAGAAATATGTTCAACAATTGGAGCAG CGCTGCAGTGCAAGCCATTTGTTTCCGCTCTTTTATCAACTCCCTTGCAGTTGGAGGGACTTATATTGGTTGTTAAGCTCCTTATAG
- the LOC121747519 gene encoding uncharacterized protein LOC121747519, whose translation MDRTGGCCIARYAGGAYDISKVDTIMRRFRPIAPKPASTNGSVSGGGSSSSASPESSGAASVKTGRRKRRHAAVSCGRKKRRCSPEKKEIKTLPLLPEAPVVRESAAVVSKPKYPQWLSFENGGREVERRVVAASWVKVECVTDTWMADLYPYGDGERVRRLEGDACPGFVTDGLRRVRWTNPAYRRMAAGEEEGEVAAWVVVEEGVALPALCAGFTCKVRVVTCGNEKASKTVPCDVWRMECGGFAWRLDTAAALSLWIGN comes from the coding sequence atggatcgAACTGGAGGGTGCTGTATAGCGCGGTACGCCGGGGGTGCATACGATATCTCTAAGGTGGATACGATAATGCGGAGGTTTCGTCCAATCGCTCCGAAACCGGCTTCCACCAACGGATCTGTTTCCGGCGGCGGAAGCTCCAGCTCTGCCTCTCCGGAGAGCAGCGGAGCGGCTTCTGTGAAGACCGGACGCCGCAAGAGGAGGCATGCCGCTGTGAGCTGTGGTCGGAAGAAGAGGAGGTGTTCGCCTGAGAAGAAGGAGATCAAGACGCTGCCGCTGCTGCCGGAGGCGCCGGTGGTGAGAGAGTCGGCGGCGGTGGTATCGAAGCCGAAGTATCCTCAGTGGCTGAGCTTCGAGAACGGGGGGCGGGAGGTGGAGCGGAGGGTGGTGGCAGCGTCGTGGGTGAAGGTCGAATGCGTGACGGACACGTGGATGGCGGATTTGTATCCGTACGGGGATGGGGAGAGGGTGAGGAGGCTGGAGGGTGACGCGTGTCCGGGTTTCGTGACGGACGGGTTGAGGAGGGTGAGGTGGACGAACCCGGCGTACAGGCGGATGGCGGCGggggaggaggagggggaggtgGCGGCgtgggtggtggtggaggagggggTGGCGCTGCCGGCGCTGTGCGCGGGGTTCACGTGCAAGGTGAGGGTGGTCACGTGCGGGAACGAGAAGGCGTCCAAAACGGTGCCGTGCGACGTGTGGAGAATGGAGTGTGGAGGGTTTGCATGGAGGCTCGATACCGCGGCGGCGCTCTCGCTATGGATCGGTAATTAG